In a single window of the Papaver somniferum cultivar HN1 chromosome 8, ASM357369v1, whole genome shotgun sequence genome:
- the LOC113304415 gene encoding nucleolar protein 10-like has translation MANQGGNLKSTSINGCRTYYITGQRSNATWLDPKKIRALRKDTDYQQRVELVQDLRFETATTRIKVSPDGEFLIASGIYPPQVKVYELREMALKFERHLISEIVDFEILSDDYSKMAFLCADRSINLHAKYGSHFSLRVPRMGRDLAYDPWSCDLLCAASSPELYRINLEQGRFLSSLSTRSPALNVVTRSKLHGLIACGGDDGAVECFDFRTKSSVGRINSAEHAGDTNQEVTALQFDGDGGYQMAVGTSDGKVLVYDLRSSHPTRVKDHMYGSPILDIKWHQTLNSEGTKLITTDSHIVRIWDPETGDNITSIEPTGGTINDICVFDKSGLMLLALDGMQIPCYFTPALGPAPKWCSYLEHLTEELEENPQATIYDDFKFLTSEELERLNLTNLIGTNLLRAYMHGYFIDYRLYKKAKSLANPFEYKEYIEEHKKKKLEEQRGSRITKKLPRLPKVNPKLAKKFLLDGEAEEDNVEVDDGADKKKKRKKGLGAEIMKDDRFNQMFENKDFEVEEQSQEYLSLHPMPSSKRKPQQLVEEHFVPVDEDLRSSDSDSSEAAESSDDELHKGKRKKARLPRLYEAKDERHATAFVDNRSLANDDILPIGERVAALPDHHSSHSSRDVKLGPGGSREISFISRSSAKYKEDKEEEREGKRRGIQSLGFQSDRSDSGGRGRGRGGRGRGGGRGRGRGGGGGFRGKSRGRGGRRGG, from the exons ATGGCTAATCAAGGAGGTAATCTCAAGTCTACCTCCATAAATGGCTGCAGAACTTATTACATCACAGGACAACGTTCAAATGCTACTTGGCTTGATCCTAAGAAAATCAGAGCTCTTCGGAAAGATACAG ATTACCAGCAAAGAGTTGAATTAGTACAAGATTTGAGGTTTGAGACTGCAACAACAAGAATTAAAGTTAGCCCAGATGGAGAATTTCTTATTGCATCTGGTATTTATCCACCACAAGTTAAAGTATATGAGCTAAGAGAGATGGCGTTGAAGTTCGAAAGGCATTTGAtttcagaaattgttgattttgag ATATTGTCGGATGACTATTCCAAGATGGCATTCCTATGTGCTGACCGGTCGATTAACCTACATGCGAAATATGGAAGTCACTTCAGTTTGCGGGTTCCAAG GATGGGAAGAGATTTGGCTTATGATCCCTGGTCTTGTGATTTGCTATGTGCTGCTTCTTCCCCAGAGCTATACAGAATTAATCTGGAACAG GGGCGTTTTCTGTCCTCACTAAGCACTCGGTCTCCAGCTCTAAATGTAGTTACTCGAAG TAAGCTTCATGGTTTGATCGCTTGTGGAGGAGATGATGGTGCAGTGGAATGCTTTGACTTTAGAACGAAATCTTCAGTTGGTAGGATTAATTCTGCCGAACATGCTGGTGATACTAATCAG GAGGTGACTGCGCTACAATTTGATGGAGATGGAGGTTATCAAATGGCTGTTGGGACCAGTGACGGGAAG GTATTGGTGTATGATTTGCGCTCTTCACACCCAACTAGAGTTAAGGATCATAT GTATGGAAGTCCTATACTAGACATTAAATGGCACCAGACCCTTAACTCAGAAGGAACAAAGTTGATCACCACGGATAGCCATATAGTTAGGATCTGGGATCCAGAGACA GGAGATAATATTACCAGCATAGAACCAACAGGTGGAACTATCAATGATATATGTGTATTCGACAAGAGCGGTCTGATGTTATTGGCTCTAGATGGTATGCAGATACCGTGTTATTTCACACCTGCCTTAGGACCTGCCCCTAAGTGGTGCTCATACCTGGAACATTTAACG GAAGAGCTAGAGGAAAATCCACAGGCGACTATATATGATGATTTTAAATTTTTGACTTCGGAAGAACTCGAGCGCTTGAACTTGACAAATTTGATTGGGACTAATCTTCTACGAGCCTATATGCATGGCTACTTTATTGATTACCGGCTATATAAAAAG GCAAAATCTTTGGCCAATCCTTTCGAGTATAAAGAATACATAGAGGAGCATAAAAAGAAGAAGTTGGAGGAACAACGTGGATCTCGGATAACA AAGAAACTACCAAGATTGCCCAAAGTGAATCCAAAACTTGCTAAGAAATTTCTTTTGGACGGAGAAGCTGAAGAAGACAATGTGGAAGTTGATGATGGTGcagataaaaagaagaagagaaagaagggaCTAGGCGCTGAGATCATGAAGGATGATCGTTTTAATCAGATGTTCGAAAATAAG GATTTCGAAGTTGAGGAGCAATCCCAAGAGTATCTATCTCTCCATCCAATGCCTTCTAGCAAGAGGAAGCCCCAACAATTAGTTGAGGAACATTTTGTACCAGTTGATGAGGATTTGAGATCAAGTGATTCTGATTCATCAGAAGCAGCAGAATCATCGGATGATGAGTTAcacaaaggaaaaagaaagaaagcacGGTTACCCAG GCTGTATGAAGCGAAGGACGAACGTCATGCAACTGCATTTGTCGATAATCGTTCACTTGCGAATGATGATATACTTCCTATTGGCGAGAGAGTAGCAGCTCTTCCGGACCATCACAGTTCACATTCTTCTAGGGATGTGAAGCTGGGACCAGGTGGGTCACGTGAAATCTCCTTCATTTCTAGAAGCTCTGCAAAGTACAAGGAAGATAAAGAGGAAGAACGAGAAGGAAAGAGAAGGGGAATCCAGTCCTTGGGTTTTCAGTCAGATAGATCAGACTCCGGAGGTAGAGGAAGAGGTCGGGGAGGGCGTGGTAGAGGTGGTGGACGTGGCAGAGGGAGAGGAGGGGGAGGAGGGTTTCGTGGAAAGAGTAGAGGCAGAGGAGGAAGGAGGGGTGGCTAA
- the LOC113305194 gene encoding uncharacterized protein LOC113305194 has product MIDQMDSIQKHFWWGHSDNKGLCLIGWNKLHVPKALGGLGIRNLEHFNTALLTKVAWKACNNDNFLCMQIVRAKYGKNGNLLHLDKLKEDCSWLWRSIYSDIEVVQQYSKWIVQCGTKIKIWLDNWIIGLNSPPVPTVRLSSFVSSTFVWDLFYPGIRVWNEQIISAIFDVETSNAILSMYVPDTGEDYLIWKLDRRGKFSVKSAYNALSAEDVNNTIIGDTIPTEFGTYGRIDAVGFSRLVSSSRRILPKIWFPPDTGYIKVNIDASYVYETRKGSIGLIVRDHAWHALAVKGFNLEEEIESEVGAEHFECKALIKAVEWIEEYGFNKVIIETDCENLVNSIHMEDPQVQWINHHLFLSIKNKFSIHEFWFCKLVNRLSNSVAHELARKARLEASSFSFVSNFPPDIVKWIEYVLSGRV; this is encoded by the exons ATGATAGATCAGATGGACTCCATCCAAAAACACTTTTGGTGGGGACATAGTGATAATAAGGGCCTTTGTTTGATAGGATGGAACAAGCTACATGTTCCAAAGGCTCTTGGTGGCCTTGGTATTAGGAACCTTGAACACTTCAATACAGCTTTGTTAACTAAGGTTGCTTGGAAAGCCTGTAATAATGATAACTTTTTATGTATGCAGATTGTTAGAGCCAAATATGGTAAGAATGGTAATTTACTTCACCTAGATAAATTAAAAGAGGATTGCTCTTGGCTTTGGAGGAGTATATACTCCGACATTGAAGTTGTGCAACAATATTCCAAATGGATTGTTCAATGTGGCACAAAAATTAAAATCTGGCTAGACAATTGGATTATTGGTCTTAATAGTCCACCTGTTCCAACTGTGAGACTTTCTAGCTTTGTTTCTTCCACATTTGTTTGGGATTTATTCTACCCTGGTATTAGAGTTTGGAATGAACAAATTATTAGTGCTATCTTTGATGTAGAAACTTCTAATGCCATTCTCAGTATGTATGTTCCTGATACAGGGGAGGATTATCTAATCTGGAAACTAGATAGGAGAGGTAAGTTTTCTGTGAAAAGTGCATATAATGCACTATCTGCTGAAGATGTTAATAATACTATCATAGGTGACACTATACCTACAGAG TTTGGTACATATGGAAGGATAGATGCAGTTGGATTTTCCAGACT TGTTTCTAGCAGCAGGCGTATTCTTCCTAAAATTTGGTTTCCACCGGATACAGGCTATATTAAAGTCAACATTGATGCTTCTTATGTTTATGAAACAAGAAAGGGTAGCATTGGACTAATAGTTCGTGATCATGCATGGCATGCTCTAGCGGTGAAAGGTTTTAActtggaagaagaaattgaatCTGAGGTTGGAGCAGAACATTTTGAATGTAAAGCCTTGATCAAAGCTGTAGAATGGATAGaagaatatggattcaataaagtGATAATTGAGACGGACTGCGAGAACTTGGTGAACTCTATACATATGGAAGACCCACAAGTGCAATGGATCAATCATCACCTTTTTCTTTCAattaaaaacaaattttcaattcatGAATTCTGGTTTTGCAAGTTAGTTAATAGATTAAGTAATAGTGTGGCTCATGAGTTAGCAAGAAAAGCTAGACTTGAAGCTagtagtttctcttttgtttcgaATTTTCCTCCAGACATTGTTAAGTGGATTGAGTATGTTCTCTCTGGAagagtttaa